In Ictalurus punctatus breed USDA103 chromosome 3, Coco_2.0, whole genome shotgun sequence, the following are encoded in one genomic region:
- the sfxn4 gene encoding sideroflexin-4 isoform X1 → MDPNLEYWHNNGKSFLSRLRIWLNILDPSSILSSDVEIENARSLIRGEGNQLKNEKVSSAWNLSLCSVHADTGELISPVFRPQAFLPVSAPLVIASFVPHKGVTPALFWQFILQSYCAGFNHANRNATATPQNKPSLKQALLITGTVTYSTFAGALPQIIIQRLAVSSSSAQAFCRSVLPVPLSACLAAFSVFVVRSEESENGIKVFDSSGNSVGVSKEAAFKAVKETAISRAALFGITAVVPNLLVLLLKRTRLAQRNPMMLAPVRHISTAIALGLMIPVSFSLFPQLGKIKKEHLEKELQSLTDDGELFYHRGL, encoded by the exons ATGGATCCCAATTTGGAATACTGGCATAACAATGGGAAG TCTTTCCTAAGCAGACTTCGCATCTGGTTGAATATTCTTGACCCCAGCTCTATCCTGTCCTCTGAT GTTGAAATTGAAAACGCTCGTTCTCTGATCAGAGGGGAAGGGAATCAGCTGAAGAATGAAAAG gTCTCCAGTGCCTGGAACCTTTCTCTT TGCTCTGTGCATGCTGATACCGGAGAGCTGATTTCCCCTGTGTTTCGTCCACAAG CTTTTTTGCCTGTGTCAGCTCCTTTG GTCATAGCAAGTTTTGTGCCACATAAAGGAGTGACACCTGCGCTGTTTTGGCAG TTTATACTGCAGAGCTACTGTGCAGGCTTCAATCACGCCAACAGAAATGCAACAGCCACGCCG CAGAACAAGCCGTCACTGAAACAGGCTCTTCTAATTACTGGAACAGTGACATATTCAACATTTGCGGGG GCCCTTCCTCAAATTATAATCCAGCGCCTGGCAGTCAGCAGTAGTTCAGCTCAGGCCTTCTGTAGGTCAGTTTTGCCTGTTCCTCTGTCAG CTTGCTTGGCTGCCTTCAGCGTCTTCGTAGTGAGAAGTGAGGAATCAGAGAATGGAATAAAAGTCTTTGACTCCAGTGGGAATTCGGTTGGTGTCTCAAAGGAAGCTGCATTCAAG GCTGTAAAGGAGACTGCCATATCTCGAGCAGCTCTTTTTGGTATTACTGCAGTTGTTCCTAATCTACTTGTCCTCCTTCTCAAGAG GACAAGGTTGGCCCAAAGGAACCCAATGATGCTTGCTCCTGTTCGACACATCAGCACTGCTATTGCCCTCGGCTTGATGATCCCTGTGTCCTTCAGTCTGTTTCCACAACTTGGCAAG attAAAAAGGAGCATTTAGAAAAGGAGCTGCAAAGCTTAACGGATGATGGGGAGCTGTTTTACCACAGAGGACTCTAA
- the sfxn4 gene encoding sideroflexin-4 isoform X3: MGRLRIWLNILDPSSILSSDVEIENARSLIRGEGNQLKNEKVSSAWNLSLCSVHADTGELISPVFRPQAFLPVSAPLVIASFVPHKGVTPALFWQFILQSYCAGFNHANRNATATPQNKPSLKQALLITGTVTYSTFAGALPQIIIQRLAVSSSSAQAFCRSVLPVPLSACLAAFSVFVVRSEESENGIKVFDSSGNSVGVSKEAAFKAVKETAISRAALFGITAVVPNLLVLLLKRTRLAQRNPMMLAPVRHISTAIALGLMIPVSFSLFPQLGKIKKEHLEKELQSLTDDGELFYHRGL, translated from the exons ATGGGAAG ACTTCGCATCTGGTTGAATATTCTTGACCCCAGCTCTATCCTGTCCTCTGAT GTTGAAATTGAAAACGCTCGTTCTCTGATCAGAGGGGAAGGGAATCAGCTGAAGAATGAAAAG gTCTCCAGTGCCTGGAACCTTTCTCTT TGCTCTGTGCATGCTGATACCGGAGAGCTGATTTCCCCTGTGTTTCGTCCACAAG CTTTTTTGCCTGTGTCAGCTCCTTTG GTCATAGCAAGTTTTGTGCCACATAAAGGAGTGACACCTGCGCTGTTTTGGCAG TTTATACTGCAGAGCTACTGTGCAGGCTTCAATCACGCCAACAGAAATGCAACAGCCACGCCG CAGAACAAGCCGTCACTGAAACAGGCTCTTCTAATTACTGGAACAGTGACATATTCAACATTTGCGGGG GCCCTTCCTCAAATTATAATCCAGCGCCTGGCAGTCAGCAGTAGTTCAGCTCAGGCCTTCTGTAGGTCAGTTTTGCCTGTTCCTCTGTCAG CTTGCTTGGCTGCCTTCAGCGTCTTCGTAGTGAGAAGTGAGGAATCAGAGAATGGAATAAAAGTCTTTGACTCCAGTGGGAATTCGGTTGGTGTCTCAAAGGAAGCTGCATTCAAG GCTGTAAAGGAGACTGCCATATCTCGAGCAGCTCTTTTTGGTATTACTGCAGTTGTTCCTAATCTACTTGTCCTCCTTCTCAAGAG GACAAGGTTGGCCCAAAGGAACCCAATGATGCTTGCTCCTGTTCGACACATCAGCACTGCTATTGCCCTCGGCTTGATGATCCCTGTGTCCTTCAGTCTGTTTCCACAACTTGGCAAG attAAAAAGGAGCATTTAGAAAAGGAGCTGCAAAGCTTAACGGATGATGGGGAGCTGTTTTACCACAGAGGACTCTAA
- the sfxn4 gene encoding sideroflexin-4 isoform X2 encodes MDPNLEYWHNNGKSFLSRLRIWLNILDPSSILSSDVEIENARSLIRGEGNQLKNEKVSSAWNLSLCSVHADTGELISPVFRPQAFLPVSAPLVIASFVPHKGVTPALFWQFILQSYCAGFNHANRNATATPNKPSLKQALLITGTVTYSTFAGALPQIIIQRLAVSSSSAQAFCRSVLPVPLSACLAAFSVFVVRSEESENGIKVFDSSGNSVGVSKEAAFKAVKETAISRAALFGITAVVPNLLVLLLKRTRLAQRNPMMLAPVRHISTAIALGLMIPVSFSLFPQLGKIKKEHLEKELQSLTDDGELFYHRGL; translated from the exons ATGGATCCCAATTTGGAATACTGGCATAACAATGGGAAG TCTTTCCTAAGCAGACTTCGCATCTGGTTGAATATTCTTGACCCCAGCTCTATCCTGTCCTCTGAT GTTGAAATTGAAAACGCTCGTTCTCTGATCAGAGGGGAAGGGAATCAGCTGAAGAATGAAAAG gTCTCCAGTGCCTGGAACCTTTCTCTT TGCTCTGTGCATGCTGATACCGGAGAGCTGATTTCCCCTGTGTTTCGTCCACAAG CTTTTTTGCCTGTGTCAGCTCCTTTG GTCATAGCAAGTTTTGTGCCACATAAAGGAGTGACACCTGCGCTGTTTTGGCAG TTTATACTGCAGAGCTACTGTGCAGGCTTCAATCACGCCAACAGAAATGCAACAGCCACGCCG AACAAGCCGTCACTGAAACAGGCTCTTCTAATTACTGGAACAGTGACATATTCAACATTTGCGGGG GCCCTTCCTCAAATTATAATCCAGCGCCTGGCAGTCAGCAGTAGTTCAGCTCAGGCCTTCTGTAGGTCAGTTTTGCCTGTTCCTCTGTCAG CTTGCTTGGCTGCCTTCAGCGTCTTCGTAGTGAGAAGTGAGGAATCAGAGAATGGAATAAAAGTCTTTGACTCCAGTGGGAATTCGGTTGGTGTCTCAAAGGAAGCTGCATTCAAG GCTGTAAAGGAGACTGCCATATCTCGAGCAGCTCTTTTTGGTATTACTGCAGTTGTTCCTAATCTACTTGTCCTCCTTCTCAAGAG GACAAGGTTGGCCCAAAGGAACCCAATGATGCTTGCTCCTGTTCGACACATCAGCACTGCTATTGCCCTCGGCTTGATGATCCCTGTGTCCTTCAGTCTGTTTCCACAACTTGGCAAG attAAAAAGGAGCATTTAGAAAAGGAGCTGCAAAGCTTAACGGATGATGGGGAGCTGTTTTACCACAGAGGACTCTAA
- the prdx3 gene encoding thioredoxin-dependent peroxide reductase, mitochondrial (The RefSeq protein has 2 substitutions compared to this genomic sequence): MAAIVGRLLRTSATRAAVSALRSGLSVTTAAAPRACFSISTAKWAAAVTQHAPHFKGTAVYNGEFKEISLDGYKGKYLVLFFYPLDFTFVCPTEIIAFSDKANEFHDIDCEVVGVSVDSHFTHLAWTNTPRKSGGLGNIHIPLLADLNKQVSRDYGVLLEGPGIALRGLFIIDPNGIIKHMSINDLPVGRSVEETLRLVKAFQFVESHGEVCPASWTPKSPTIKPTPEGSKEYFEKVN, encoded by the exons ATGGCAGCCATCGTTGGAAGACTTCTCCGGACTTCT GCAACCAGAGCAGCAGTGAGTGCACTGAGGAGTGGACTTTCAGTAACCACAGCTGCTGCACCCAGAGCCTGCTTCTCTATCa GTACTGCTAAATGGGCTGCAGCAGTTACCCAGCATGCTCCACACTTCAAGGGTACAGCTGTCCACAATGGAGAATTCAAAGAGATCAGCCTTGATGGCTACAAGGGCAAATACCTGGTTCTGTTTTTCTACCCGCTAGATTT TACGTTTGTCTGCCCTACAGAAATCATAGCATTCAGTGACAAGGCTAATGAATTCCATGATATCAACTGTGAGGTGGTGGGTGTATCTGTGGACTCTCACTTTACTCATCTGGCCTGGACCAACACCCCTCGAAAG AGCGGAGGACTGGGAAATATCCACATCCCCTTGCTGGCTGATCTCAACAAGCAGGTCTCCAGAGACTACGGAGTCCTACTGGAGGGGCCAGGAATAGCACTGAG AGGGCTGTTTATCATCGATCCCAATGGCATCATCAAACACATGAGCATCAACGACCTTCCAGTAGGCCGCTCTGTTGAAGAGACGCTGCGCCTCGTTAAGGCTTTCCAGTTTGTGGAGAGCCATGGAGAGGTTTGCCCGGCCAGCTGGACCCCAAAATCACCCACG ATAAAGCCAACTCCAGAGGGGTCTAAGGAATACTTTGAAAAAGTCAACTGA